A DNA window from Brassica napus cultivar Da-Ae chromosome C1, Da-Ae, whole genome shotgun sequence contains the following coding sequences:
- the LOC106376924 gene encoding jacalin-related lectin 36 — protein MAAATMSWDDGKHMRVKRVQVTYEDVIKSIEAEYDDDQNPKRHGTPGKKSDGVSLSPDEYITDVTGYYKTTGNEDAIAALAFKTNKTQYGPYGNKTQNQFSIHAPKDNQIAGFQGISSNVLNSIDVHFAPLPSSSTSDSSTPSSASQANKVDAQGGKGGTSWDDGAHDHVRKVYVGQGESSVSYVKFEYEKNGKKETREYGKKTLLGSEVFEVDPDDYITSVEVQSDRIFGQDTDVITCLIFKTAKGKTSPPFGLEGAQKYELKDKNGGKLVGFHGRAGEVLHALGAYFAPSSSTSSGGRTSSSTQTAGSAAGAKKLEAKGGNAGNPWDDGPHDGVKKVYVGQGESGVSYVKFVYEKDSKEVPGNDHGKKTLLAPEEFVLDPNEYITAVEINYDNIFGTESEIITMLGFTTNKRTSPPFGLEGAKSVLLKEDGHKVVGFHGKAGADILHQVGVHVKAISK, from the exons ATGGCGGCCGCAACAATGTCTTGGGACGACGGGAAGCACATGAGGGTGAAGAGAGTTCAGGTTACATATGAAGATGTTATCAAGTCCATAGAGGCCGAGTATGACGATGACCAAAATCCTAAGCGTCATGGCACTCCTGGCAAGAAATCTGACGGC gTGAGCTTGAGCCCAGACGAGTACATAACAGATGTTACTGGCTACTACAAAACTACTGGGAATGAAGATGCTATAGCAGCGTTGGCTTTTAAGACCAACAAAACCCAATATGGTCCTTACGGAAACAAAACACAGAACCAATTCTCCATCCATGCACCCAAAGATAACCAGATCGCCGGTTTTCAAGGAATTAGCAGTAATGTTCTCAATTCCATTGACGTCCACTTTGCTCCCTTACCGTCATCTTCCACTTCTGATTCCTCAACCCCATCTTCGGCTAGTCAAGCAAACAAAGTGGATGCTCAAGGTGGAAAAGGAGGAACATCATGGGATGATGGTGCTCATGACCATGTAAGAAAAGTGTACGTTGGACAAGGCGAGTCTAGTGTCTCTTATGTCAAATTTGAGTACGAGAAGAACGGTAAAAAGGAAACACGCGAATACGGAAAGAAGACCTTGCTCGGATCAGAAGTG TTTGAGGTTGATCCAGACGACTACATCACATCAGTTGAGGTGCAATCCGACAGGATATTTGGGCAAGACACAGATGTTATCACCTGCTTAATCTTCAAAACAGCTAAGGGAAAAACCTCACCGCCCTTTGGACTAGAGGGTGCGCAGAAATATGAACTCAAGGACAAGAATGGTGGAAAACTTGTAGGATTCCATGGACGAGCAGGCGAAGTTCTTCATGCTCTAGGAGCATATTTCGCTCCTTCGTCAAGTACTTCTTCTGGTGGTCGTACTTCTTCGAGCACTCAGACAGCTGGATCAGCTGCCGGTGCCAAAAAACTAGAGGCAAAAGGTGGTAATGCGGGAAACCCGTGGGACGATGGTCCTCATGATGGTGTTAAGAAAGTGTACGTAGGTCAAGGCGAATCAGGGGTATCCTACGTCAAGTTCGTCTACGAGAAGGACTCTAAGGAGGTCCCTGGAAATGATCATGGAAAAAAGACACTACTTGCACCTGAAGAg ttcgTGCTTGATCCAAACGAATATATCACAGCGGTGGAGATTAACTACGACAACATATTTGGTACTGAGTCCGAAATTATAACGATGCTTGGGTTCACGACAAATAAGCGAACCTCTCCACCTTTTGGACTTGAAGGTGCTAAAAGTGTCCTACTCAAAGAAGACGGCCACAAGGTCGTTGGGTTCCATGGCAAAGCAGGTGCTGACATACTTCACCAAGTTGGAGTCCATGTCAAGGCCATCTCCAAGTGA